The following proteins are encoded in a genomic region of Diadema setosum chromosome 10, eeDiaSeto1, whole genome shotgun sequence:
- the LOC140233810 gene encoding uncharacterized protein — MAEEREVRVSTHSYVSMICLSLFLSFLVFLSVVPSTPGQKHWSELYKVSYIIAQIIVAVIIGLVLFWFSFTRPRYHRKQTIFWPKQCRHCAQVLGMLTQWDKCSEPSRVQIPSSNHPSSVKLSSDSTSLQGSSREGLEGTESQYNNNTSCAGELWYLRRKSLAQAMIILGVIGIVGAPLKMVNFILDQHATLVNVCRDTFAMVLILVVLPATMLSIARYHDAVFVDTPLFSAGFAFLCGGFMWLATFKLFFPISGLFGNASFPYWQNGTGDSVILPSLAYCVASKETSIDILTLDAILYNVSFITGASLMSMYAQCALIGTVFLWTIWSSMIRRHTLDTYLGESNSEIQSFDRPRSRRGITSSGANTSQSAMRHDEDEPSGSRERHTLLHHVNCDTGRQLKSFTRRVLAVSLVVALLYSSARFTVAAYPGSILSSNSKFYAGTLLHTLFYLPVIIMCLHQQRLTSASRRFQQYVSSATLEHSEHEKA, encoded by the exons ATGGCGGAAGAAAGAGAAGTGAGAGTGAGCACCCATAGCTATGTCAGCATGATCTGCCTCAGCCTATTTCTCAGTTTTCTCGTGTTTTTGTCTGTCGTCCCTTCGACGCCGGGGCAAAAACATTGGAGTGAACTATACAAAGTTTCTTACATCATAGCGCAGATCATAGTGGCTGTGATCATTGGGCTTGTCCTCTTCTGGTTTTCTTTCACAAGGCCGAGATACCACAGGAAACAGACCATCTTCTGGCCGAAGCAATGTCGACATTGTGCCCAGGTCCTTGGTATGCTGACACAATGGGATAAATGCAGCGAACCTTCAAGGGTGCAGATACCATCCTCTAATCACCCATCTTCTGTCAAGCTGTCTTCTGACTCCACGTCACTGCAAGGGTCTTCAAGGGAAGGACTCGAGGGAACTGAATCCCAGTACAACAATAACACCAGCTGTGCAGGAGAGCTGTGGTACTTACGCCGGAAATCGCTAGCACAGGCTATGATCATCCTTGGTGTAATCGGCATCGTTGGAGCACCTCTGAAAATGGTCAATTTCATTCTGGATCAGCACGCAACTCTCGTGAACGTATGTCGGGACACTTTTGCGATGGTTTTAATCCTGGTTGTCCTCCCGGCCACAATGTTGAGCATTGCCAGGTATCACGATGCCGTTTTTGTCGACACCCCTCTCTTCTCGGCTGGTTTTGCCTTCCTTTGCGGTGGCTTCATGTGGTTGGCCACTTTTAAGCTCTTCTTTCCCATCAGTGGACTCTTTGGCAACGCATCCTTTCCATATTGGCAAAATGGCACCGGAGACAGTGtcattcttccaagtttag CATATTGTGTTGCATCAAAAGAAACATCTATTGACATTTTGACACTAGATGCCATCTTATATAATGTTTCATTTATCACAGGTGCGTCTTTGATGTCCATGTATGCACAGTGCGCTTTAATCGGTACTGTATTCCTATGGACCATCTGGTCATCTATGATTAGACGACACACACTTGATACATACCTAGGCGAATCCAATTCAGAAATCCAGTCATTTGATCGTCCCCGATCACGACGAGGTATTACCAGCTCAGGGGCGAACACCAGCCAGAGTGCCATGCGACATGATGAGGATGAACCGTCTGGTTCACGTGAAAGACACACCCTGCTGCATCACGTGAATTGCGATACGGGCAGACAGCTTAAATCATTTACGCGCCGAGTCCTTGCGGTCTCCCTTGTTGTGGCGTTACTCTACTCTAGCGCTCGCTTCACCGTGGCTGCCTACCCTGGCTCCATACTTTCTTCAAACTCCAAGTTCTACGCGGGTACTCTTCTGCATACCCTATTCTATTTACCCGTGATAATCATGTGTTTACAtcaacagcgtctgacgagtgCATCAAGACGTTTTCAACAGT